The Candidatus Zixiibacteriota bacterium DNA segment TATGTCATGTATGGCCAGACCGAGGCCGCGCCGCGAGTTTCTTTTCTTCCCCCGGAGCATCTTAAGGAGAAGCTCGGTTCTATCGGGATTCCCGTTCCCGGGGTGAAAATCAGAGTTGTCGACGATAATGGCACCGAGGTCCCGGTCGGCAAAGACGGCGAACTGGCAGTTGCGGGGGATAATGTGATGCTGGGGTACTGGAATCAGCCGGATGAGCAGCGAGAGGTCTTAAGGAACGGCTGGCTTCATACCGGTGACCTGGCCCGCATGGATGAGGACGGATATTTCTACATTGTCGGACGCAGAAAAGAAATCATCAAAGCGGGCGGCAATCGGGTCAGCGCCAAGGAAGTGGAAGAATCCATTCTGGAAAATGACAAGGTGGCCGAAGCGACCGTTTTCGGGGTAAAGGATGATATTCTGGTTGAGGCGATCAAGGCGGTGATTGTGCTGAAGACGGGCGCAACCGCCGATCAAAAGGAAATTCAGAATTTTTGCAAGACCAGGTTGGCCGATTATAAGGTCCCCAAGTATGTCGAATTTGCCGAATCCCTGCCGAAATATCAATCGGGCAAAGTTAACAAATTGCTGCTGATGGGGAAGAGCTCTTAAATTATCTAACGGTTTGAAAGGTACTTTATGAAATTCGCAAAGGATTTACTTCGCATTGACCCTGCCTTTGAGGCGGGGATTGTGAAAGAATTCATGCTCGCTGCAACCAAGGGGATCCCGAAACGTGATGGTATCATTGTCGGCGTCAGCGGCGGGATAGATTCGGCCGTGGTTATTTCTCTGGCGGTGGCTGCGGTCGGCAAGAAAAACGTTATGGCTCTCATCCTTCCCGAAAAGGAATCAAATCCGGTTTCCGCGCGATATGCGAAGAAAATGATTGACCAGCTTGGGGTCGAACACCGGACGATTGAGCTGACGAATGCTGTTGGCGCCTTTGAGGCTTATAGAAATCGGGATGCCGTAATAAAAGAGATTTTTCCCGAATATGATGAAACCTATAAGTTCAATATCTATCTGCCGCAGAATATCCTGGATGTTGATCGTTATAATTTCTATACACTGAGAATCGACAACGGCAAAGGCAACCACAAAGAGAAACGCCTTACCAAGAAACAATTCCTGGCCATTACCTCGGCCGCTAATGTCAAGATACGCTCTCGCATGATCGCCCTTTATTATTGGGGTGAACAGAATAATTATTTGGTGGCCGGGACTACCAATAAAACCGAATTAATTCTGGGGGACTATTGCAAACATGGGGACGGCGGCACCGATGTCGAGGGAATTTCACACCTGTATAAATTGCAGATTTATCAGTTGGGTGAATATTTGAATGTTCCCAGAGAAATAATTGAGCGGACGCCCTCGCCGGATACTTTCAGTCTTCCGGTCTCCGACCAGGATTTCTATTTCTGCCTTCCCTTTGAGATTCTTGATCCTCTTCTTTATACCTGGGAATACAAGGTGGATCTGAAAGAGGTCGCCCGCGAGCTGAATTTAACCGAAGAACAGATCAAGCGGGTCTATAAGGATTTCAACTCTAAGAATTCCTCTACCGAGCATATCCGTCAGCTGCCCAAAGCCCTTGAAAGGGACTGGAGCCAATATAAGAAATAGACTTTCCTCTGAATTCCGGCCAAGGGTCGGAAACCGGATATGGATTTTTTCTTTACATTAGGGGAGGCCTGATTTATTATGAAACCATTGGAATTTTCGGTTTTATAAGGAATCGGACAAAAGGTTGATGGAAACAGAAAGACACAAGAGGACCATCGAGCTGGCCGACATAATGACGGCCGCCTGGAAACGGAAATGGCTTATTGTTATTCCGTTGATTCTCGTCACCGCCCTGACTTACGCCGGCTCCTATCTGATTACTCCGGAATATGAATCATCGGTTATTATCTGGCTGGGAAATCCGGTCCGGCTTTCCGACCAACTGCGTCGCATGGTAGGAGATGCCGGCAACGTTTTGGGAGAGGAGAGACATCGCAGTGAGGAGCTGCGCAGCCTCCAGAACGAGGTTGTCTCGTCGCCATATATTAAGCAGCTTGTCGACAACCTTAAATTGGATCAAGACTCCGAGCTCGATCGAAAGGTCCAGAAAACGCGTGCCTCACGACCCGACCTGCCGGCGGATCAAATCAAATTTGAAATACTTCTGAGTGAATTGCGGGATGATATCAGCGTGAATTTCGCCGGCTGGGAACAGGTCCGCATTTCGGTGCGCTCCCGCTATTCCACCCGGGCCAGGGATATGGCTCAGAATCTGGGGGAGATTCTGATGGCGGAAAAAATGAAACAGGAAATAGGCTCGGTCAGAATGTCCCAGGACTTCACCTACGAACAATTGGCCAAATACGAGAAGGACTTGCAGGATAAGATTGACGAAAAGACCCGCTTTGAAAGAGGTTATTTGGGGATTCAATCGAATAATATGGTCGTTTCCGATTCCAATCAAAAAGCCGTCAATGCGGAAATCGAAAGCATAAGAAGCGATATCGAAGATAAGAAGCGTGAGGAGCGGACTCTTCTGGGAAAGCTCACCGCCGTCCCCATGGACAAATTGGTCGTCACCGAGTCCGCCGAATCGAAGCGGCTGAATGATGATATTCAGAATCTGCTGGGCTCGATCGCCAATCTTCTTCCCAAGTACCGTTGGAATGATCCGGAGATACTCAATTTTAAAACGCGTTTGTATGAGATGTTAGGTGATCTCGAAACCGAAAACAAACGCCTGGTGGAGCAGCAATTCAGCAATTATGATAGACCGACTCGTACTCTTATCGCTCAATTGATTAACATACGCAGCGATCTGGATATTGCTTATGCCAAATCCAACAGCCTCAAATTGGCCCTGTCCGGGTTGGCCGAAAGAATAAGTTCTGTCCCTGAATATCAGGCCAAACTGGATCAGTTGAATAGAGAAATTAATGCCGCCAGGGACCTGCGCGACAGATTCAAAGAGCAGCAGGAAGGTTCTCAGATTTCCCAGGCGCTCCTGCGCGAATCACGCTTTCAGGTGATTGAGCCGGCCAAGGTCCCGCTCGTGCCGTTCAAGCCAAACAGACCGAAACTCCTGATGATGGGTATCGCTCTCGGATTAATGCTCGGCGCCGGGGCCGCCCTGATTGCCGAATTGACCGATAATACCCTCAAGAAAATTGAGGAAATCGAGGATTTTACGGGATACCCTGTTCTTGGGATTATCCCCGAAATATCTGTCCTCAAAAAACTCCCCAAACGCTAAAAATACATATTCTTCGATCTCTCCGAAAAGCTATAGAATTCCTTTGTCCTCCATATCGTCTAATTATATCCCTGAAATTGTCGATAATTAATGAAATGGCATTAGGTGCGCCTGCGCCCGCGGCAGGCCGGGATATTTGACACTTGATTTGTTATGAGAAAAGGGCATGGCGATCCGCCGGCAATACACACGATTTAAAAGGTGGCAGATTGATCCAACGAATTATCTTACAATTTGATATTCCGACGCGCCCATGAAAGTACAGACCCGCCTGAATTTATTGCTGCTTTTTATAGTTGCTCTGTTCTTTGGCGGCTTGATGCTTTCCAAGCATCTTGGAATTGAAAGAGAGACTCTCCTCTGGGAGAAAAAACTGGAGGAGAAACAGACTCTTCTGAAGATAGTCATGGACATGAAGGGGCGCTCCCTTTATACCTTTGCTTATGATTACAGCTATTGGGACGACATGGTGGATTTCGTCGGCACCCGGGATAGCAACTGGGCCAGAGACAATGTTAACAGCAGCCTCTCAACTTATGATGCCTCGATCGCATGGGTTTATCGGCCGGATTTCACTTTGGTTTTTGCCGCACATGATCCACAATTAACAGGATTTGAAACGCTCCCCGTGCCGCCCGAGTCATGTGCCCGATTATTTGCCCAGGAGAAATTTTGCCATTTCTTTGTCAATACTCCCGAGGGAATAATAGAGATACGCGGCGCTCCGATTCAACCGACAAATGATATCCGCAGGGAATCACTAGCTAAGGGGTATTTCTTTGTCGGACGACTCTGGGATCAGAAATATGTTGCCGAGTTGTCGAATCTTACCGAATGTAAAATTGAGCTGTTTCCCGCCGGTGACCGGAAAACCGATGGTGTCACCTATGATCGGGCCAGTGGATTGGTGCAATTTACTCAAACGCTTCCCGGATGGAACGCCGAACCCGCCATCATGATTCAGGCGCAGAATGAATCGGAATCCCTGCTCGAAATGAATCGCAGCTCCGAGCTTCATTTCCGGGTCCTGGTTCTCTTTGCGGCGGCCATTATGATTCTTATCTCACTCCCTCTTATGAGGTGGGTCGGTGCCCCCCTCAATCTGCTTTCACGCAGCCTCTCGACCAAAGACCCCTCGATTCTGGATGATCTGGCCAAAAGCGGAAACGAATTCGGACATATGGCGGAATTAATCACAAAATTCTTCAGGCAGAATGACGAGCTGATGAAAGAGGTCACGGAAAGAAAGCAGGCGGAAATAGCTTTGAGGGAAAACGAGGAATATTTGCGAACCC contains these protein-coding regions:
- the nadE gene encoding NAD(+) synthase gives rise to the protein MKFAKDLLRIDPAFEAGIVKEFMLAATKGIPKRDGIIVGVSGGIDSAVVISLAVAAVGKKNVMALILPEKESNPVSARYAKKMIDQLGVEHRTIELTNAVGAFEAYRNRDAVIKEIFPEYDETYKFNIYLPQNILDVDRYNFYTLRIDNGKGNHKEKRLTKKQFLAITSAANVKIRSRMIALYYWGEQNNYLVAGTTNKTELILGDYCKHGDGGTDVEGISHLYKLQIYQLGEYLNVPREIIERTPSPDTFSLPVSDQDFYFCLPFEILDPLLYTWEYKVDLKEVARELNLTEEQIKRVYKDFNSKNSSTEHIRQLPKALERDWSQYKK
- a CDS encoding Wzz/FepE/Etk N-terminal domain-containing protein, with the protein product METERHKRTIELADIMTAAWKRKWLIVIPLILVTALTYAGSYLITPEYESSVIIWLGNPVRLSDQLRRMVGDAGNVLGEERHRSEELRSLQNEVVSSPYIKQLVDNLKLDQDSELDRKVQKTRASRPDLPADQIKFEILLSELRDDISVNFAGWEQVRISVRSRYSTRARDMAQNLGEILMAEKMKQEIGSVRMSQDFTYEQLAKYEKDLQDKIDEKTRFERGYLGIQSNNMVVSDSNQKAVNAEIESIRSDIEDKKREERTLLGKLTAVPMDKLVVTESAESKRLNDDIQNLLGSIANLLPKYRWNDPEILNFKTRLYEMLGDLETENKRLVEQQFSNYDRPTRTLIAQLINIRSDLDIAYAKSNSLKLALSGLAERISSVPEYQAKLDQLNREINAARDLRDRFKEQQEGSQISQALLRESRFQVIEPAKVPLVPFKPNRPKLLMMGIALGLMLGAGAALIAELTDNTLKKIEEIEDFTGYPVLGIIPEISVLKKLPKR